The DNA sequence TGATCGCCTCGTCCAGCCGGCCCGTCACCGTGAGCACGTCGCCGTCGAACTCCCCGGCATCATCGGTGCGGAACCAGCCGGGCTCGGAGAACGCGGGATGGCCCGGCGCGCCCAGGTAGCCGGCGGCCACCACCGGCCCGCCCAGCACGATCCGGGAGGTGCCCGGCTCGATCCGCACGCGCACCCCGTCCAGCGGCACGCCGTCGTAGACGCACCCGCCGCACGTTTCGCTCATCCCGTAGGTGCGCACCAACGCCAGTCCGGCCGCTGCGGCGCGCTCACGCAGCGCGCCCGGTGTCGCGGCGCCGCCGACGAGGATCGCGTCGAAGGTGCGCAGGGCGTCCACAGCGCCCGGGTCGTCGAGGGCCTTGACGAGCTGGGTGGGCACCAGCGACGTGTAGCGGCGGCCGGCGGGCATGCGTCGGGTCGCCGCGACGAGGTCCTCCGGGGCGAAGCCGCGTGTGACGTCGACGATCACCGGTTCCGTGCCGGCGACGACCGAGCGCACCAGGATCTGCATCCCCGCGATGTGGTGCGGGGGCAGCGGCAGGAGCCAGGTTCCCGGCCCGCCGAGCCTGTCCTGTGTGGCGCGCGCACCGGCGACGAGCGCGGAGCCGGTGAGCAGTGCGCCTTTGGGAGTGCCGGTCGTGCCCGAGGTGGCGACGATCATGGCCACCGCCTCGTCGACGACGGAACCGGGCGGTAGCGCGTCGGTGAGGCGGCCGGCTTCGCGCGGGTCGTCGGCGGGGACCGGCAGAAGGGCGTCACCGTCGCCGTCGAGGGCCCGGGCGATGCGGGGCAGCAGTGCGGCCGCCCGCGCGGTGGGCGGGACGGTCAACGCGGCGAGCCGGCGGCCTGCCGACGCCGGGCGCGGTTCGGTCATCGGCAGGTCAGCGGTCGCGCCGGGAGTGCTGTTCGTGCGGGGTCGAGTGCTGGTCCCGCGGCGACCAGTGCATGTGCGCCAGGGGCCAGCCGCCCTCGACCAGGTGTGCGCGCACCCGGTTGACGTCGCGCTCCGCCGGCATCTCGTTGGTGATCTTCGTGATGAGCACCTGGATGTCCGCCTTGGTGACGGGAAGGTCCCCGCGGGACACGAGCTCGTCCGCCACCATCGCGACCTCGTCGTGTGTGAGGCGGCGTTCGAGCAGGGCGAGCAGCGGGATGTA is a window from the Tomitella gaofuii genome containing:
- the menE gene encoding o-succinylbenzoate--CoA ligase — encoded protein: MTEPRPASAGRRLAALTVPPTARAAALLPRIARALDGDGDALLPVPADDPREAGRLTDALPPGSVVDEAVAMIVATSGTTGTPKGALLTGSALVAGARATQDRLGGPGTWLLPLPPHHIAGMQILVRSVVAGTEPVIVDVTRGFAPEDLVAATRRMPAGRRYTSLVPTQLVKALDDPGAVDALRTFDAILVGGAATPGALRERAAAAGLALVRTYGMSETCGGCVYDGVPLDGVRVRIEPGTSRIVLGGPVVAAGYLGAPGHPAFSEPGWFRTDDAGEFDGDVLTVTGRLDEAITTGGLTVVPQVVEAVLERVPGVRACAVVGLPDDRLGRRVAVAVVRDAAADAPGAAGAPTLESLRSAVAQELGPRAAPREMFVVDALPLRGIGKVDRRALLARLTGG
- a CDS encoding DUF3349 domain-containing protein, whose amino-acid sequence is MSFPPIVGAVVDWLRAGYPEGVPEQDYIPLLALLERRLTHDEVAMVADELVSRGDLPVTKADIQVLITKITNEMPAERDVNRVRAHLVEGGWPLAHMHWSPRDQHSTPHEQHSRRDR